The following proteins are encoded in a genomic region of Dokdonia donghaensis DSW-1:
- a CDS encoding ZIP family metal transporter, producing the protein MLTTIIVICVVSFALIAGALWGVYGSLSNKTEGFLVALAGGALMVSAVLELIQPALENEPIITPLIAVFTGAIVFTILDFYVKEKWSTSSGGSGLLAAITLDGLPENLALGVALISADPLTVAALSGSIVLSNLPEAAGGAKEMKADGRSSKSIIWLWTATAIVLSIAALVGYFFFDKVSNDTLDLIRCFAGGAVVASLAIEVFPKAFKEDKYWTGLATAIGLVLAFYLNTLGG; encoded by the coding sequence ATGTTAACTACAATCATTGTAATCTGCGTTGTTTCTTTTGCTCTTATCGCAGGCGCACTATGGGGAGTATATGGTAGTCTTTCTAATAAAACTGAAGGCTTTCTAGTTGCACTCGCAGGAGGAGCGCTTATGGTATCTGCAGTACTTGAGCTTATACAGCCAGCTTTAGAAAATGAACCTATAATCACACCACTTATAGCTGTTTTTACCGGTGCTATTGTATTTACCATTCTCGATTTTTATGTGAAAGAAAAATGGAGTACCAGTAGCGGTGGCTCAGGCTTACTTGCTGCGATTACCCTAGACGGGTTACCAGAAAACTTAGCACTGGGGGTTGCACTTATAAGTGCAGACCCACTCACAGTAGCAGCGCTATCTGGCTCTATTGTACTATCTAATCTACCCGAGGCTGCAGGTGGAGCAAAAGAAATGAAAGCCGATGGTAGATCTTCAAAATCTATTATCTGGTTATGGACAGCCACAGCAATTGTGTTATCTATAGCAGCACTTGTGGGCTATTTTTTCTTTGACAAAGTGTCTAATGACACATTAGACCTTATACGCTGTTTTGCTGGAGGAGCGGTCGTGGCTTCACTAGCAATTGAAGTTTTTCCAAAGGCTTTTAAAGAAGATAAATACTGGACAGGCCTAGCAACAGCAATAGGATTAGTACTTGCTTTTTACCTCAACACACTAGGAGGATAA
- a CDS encoding cation:proton antiporter: protein MAVIEISSYFPALAYTGFAISLMAFIPVYSKKLKITYIIPLLLLGVCLYYLGAPLPWPDPLWELEFGKIVSEVIVIISLMTAGLKIGTSYKWSDWKKPLSLIAITMPLFMIAVFLIAYYLLDLNGPVSLLLAAVLAPTDPVLASELQLEERQSFKERNTGLRYTLTAEAGINDGFAFPFVFLAILWSNAASFSEIDWLHFTGYYFFFKIIGGVLIGALIGYIYSWVVQYHSKENRRYILDGFIAVALTFFSYGIAEVLNTYGFLSVFATGVFMQFHCGKNSDDNINTTMLHFAEETEKLLVALWTIFFGGAVVSGILSYTDIWGVIASLAFVLILRPIFGYLAMLTTDFSGPKKWAISFFGIRGIGSFFYLSYALMKGNFTDYDELFGIVSYVILFSILIHGFTSLHVIDYFKRTQQ from the coding sequence ATGGCAGTTATAGAAATATCGTCATACTTTCCTGCTCTTGCCTATACCGGTTTTGCCATCTCCCTAATGGCCTTTATACCTGTATATTCAAAAAAACTCAAAATAACATACATCATTCCTTTACTATTACTAGGGGTGTGTTTATACTATCTGGGTGCCCCACTGCCCTGGCCAGACCCACTGTGGGAACTAGAATTTGGAAAAATAGTAAGTGAGGTAATCGTTATCATAAGTTTAATGACCGCCGGGCTCAAAATAGGCACAAGTTATAAATGGAGTGACTGGAAAAAACCATTATCCCTTATCGCCATAACAATGCCTCTCTTTATGATTGCTGTGTTTCTTATTGCGTACTACCTACTAGACCTCAACGGACCAGTATCCCTACTACTTGCCGCAGTACTAGCCCCTACAGATCCTGTTCTAGCAAGTGAACTACAATTAGAAGAGCGACAAAGTTTTAAAGAGCGCAATACAGGCTTAAGATATACACTCACTGCAGAGGCTGGTATTAATGATGGGTTTGCTTTTCCATTTGTTTTTTTAGCGATTTTGTGGAGTAATGCGGCTAGTTTTTCAGAAATAGACTGGCTACATTTTACTGGGTACTATTTCTTTTTTAAAATTATAGGTGGTGTCCTCATTGGGGCTCTTATAGGCTATATATACAGCTGGGTTGTACAATATCATAGCAAAGAAAACCGTCGTTATATTTTAGATGGTTTTATTGCGGTCGCTCTCACCTTTTTCTCGTACGGTATTGCAGAGGTACTAAACACCTATGGATTCTTAAGTGTATTTGCCACTGGGGTATTTATGCAGTTTCATTGTGGTAAAAACTCAGATGATAATATAAACACCACGATGCTTCACTTTGCTGAGGAGACAGAAAAGCTACTAGTTGCCTTATGGACAATATTTTTTGGTGGTGCCGTTGTTTCTGGTATTCTTTCTTATACAGATATCTGGGGAGTGATAGCAAGTTTAGCATTTGTACTTATTTTGAGACCTATTTTTGGGTATCTCGCAATGCTCACAACAGATTTTTCTGGGCCAAAAAAATGGGCAATAAGCTTTTTTGGAATACGAGGCATAGGTAGTTTCTTTTACTTAAGCTATGCTCTTATGAAAGGTAATTTTACCGATTATGATGAGCTTTTTGGCATTGTGAGCTACGTTATTCTATTTAGTATACTCATACACGGTTTTACAAGTTTACACGTCATAGATTATTTTAAAAGAACTCAACAATAA
- a CDS encoding aldose 1-epimerase family protein yields MLHTITNEHLTCSILTKGAEIRSLTNNKTGQEYIWQINPEVWRSSSPPLFPAIGTIKEGTIIYKDKEYPMPKHGIARDNDAFEFKQLSASSCSYTLTHSEATHHLYPFKFSFTITYTLENNRLLMTYDVVNLDSEPMYFTCGGHTAYACPVTATKALSDYVIEFPEAQNLSSLTLDNTGLLTSVTRDINTDGALLSLSKSLFNKDALIFSDIDYNWVRLREKSKTKGIIVRFTGYPNLALWAQPGADYVCIEPWLGLPDAENESLDITKKSTYTKLEPQKQLSRTIETIVE; encoded by the coding sequence ATGCTGCATACTATTACAAACGAGCACCTCACCTGCTCCATCCTTACAAAAGGTGCTGAGATACGATCACTCACAAATAATAAAACTGGACAAGAATACATCTGGCAAATCAATCCAGAAGTTTGGAGAAGCAGTTCGCCACCTTTATTTCCCGCTATAGGCACAATAAAAGAAGGTACCATCATTTACAAAGACAAAGAATACCCTATGCCTAAGCACGGTATCGCTAGAGATAATGATGCTTTTGAGTTTAAACAACTTAGTGCATCCTCTTGCTCTTATACACTTACGCATAGTGAGGCAACTCACCACTTGTATCCATTTAAGTTTTCTTTTACTATTACTTATACCTTAGAAAATAATCGCTTACTTATGACTTACGACGTAGTAAATCTAGATAGCGAGCCTATGTATTTTACTTGTGGTGGTCACACTGCTTACGCCTGTCCCGTAACGGCTACAAAAGCACTTTCTGACTATGTTATAGAGTTTCCAGAGGCACAAAACCTATCATCACTTACACTAGATAATACTGGGCTACTCACCTCAGTGACACGCGATATAAATACAGATGGGGCTCTACTCTCACTGTCTAAATCATTGTTTAATAAGGATGCACTCATTTTTTCTGATATAGATTATAATTGGGTACGCTTACGCGAAAAGTCAAAAACCAAGGGTATAATTGTACGATTTACTGGTTACCCAAATCTTGCACTTTGGGCACAACCTGGAGCAGACTATGTGTGTATTGAACCTTGGCTAGGTCTTCCTGATGCAGAAAATGAATCTCTAGATATCACAAAAAAGAGCACATACACAAAATTAGAGCCTCAAAAACAACTAAGCCGCACCATTGAAACAATAGTCGAATAG
- a CDS encoding PepSY domain-containing protein, with protein MAKRKTPFSLKVRSIHRYLGFFLAGIMAVYAISGIVMVYRNTDFLKHEVITEKQMEPKLNSSELSSKLRRNPKVTKTEGAVFYFKGGSYNQETGIVTTRKMELPYILDKMEHLHKATTNSPVYFLNIFFGASLLFFVISAFWMYTPKMPIFKKGMLFAIGGFILTIILLFI; from the coding sequence ATGGCAAAACGCAAAACCCCATTTTCATTAAAAGTACGTTCAATACATAGATACCTAGGGTTCTTTCTAGCCGGTATTATGGCCGTTTATGCCATAAGTGGTATTGTAATGGTGTATAGAAATACAGATTTTTTAAAACACGAAGTGATTACCGAAAAGCAAATGGAGCCTAAACTTAACTCAAGCGAGTTGAGTTCAAAATTGCGCAGAAACCCAAAAGTGACTAAGACTGAGGGAGCTGTTTTCTATTTTAAAGGAGGATCATATAATCAAGAAACCGGTATTGTAACCACTCGCAAGATGGAACTTCCTTATATACTTGATAAGATGGAACACCTCCATAAAGCAACGACTAACAGCCCCGTATACTTCTTAAATATTTTCTTTGGAGCTTCTTTACTCTTTTTTGTAATCTCTGCATTCTGGATGTACACGCCTAAAATGCCTATTTTTAAAAAAGGGATGCTCTTTGCTATAGGTGGATTTATACTCACTATTATATTACTGTTTATATAG
- a CDS encoding RteC domain-containing protein, translating into MIYYSSVLDFENQFPRTGIKFQKNYIQESLRLANRFFFKNKDFIEYIKAEETILDELYFTRDSFCNSKEICCENYYRDDSFNTYKDLVLAQYTSYNRLISYIHKRHHQLKSMYKGIPTPREFTSPLNWTCSKTDLTELIYALHSRSAINNGNIEIKEIAKTFEKILHFKLDDFYKTYSEIKNRKKSQTKFLDFRLYY; encoded by the coding sequence TTGATATATTATTCTTCTGTTTTAGATTTTGAAAATCAGTTTCCTCGTACTGGTATAAAGTTTCAGAAAAATTACATACAAGAATCACTACGACTTGCAAATAGATTTTTCTTTAAGAACAAAGATTTTATTGAGTACATAAAAGCTGAAGAAACAATCCTTGACGAATTATATTTTACGAGAGATAGCTTTTGCAATAGTAAAGAGATTTGCTGCGAAAATTATTACAGAGACGATTCTTTTAATACATATAAAGATTTAGTTTTAGCACAATACACATCTTACAACAGACTAATAAGTTATATACATAAACGTCACCATCAATTAAAGTCAATGTACAAAGGGATTCCTACGCCTCGAGAATTCACTTCTCCTCTAAACTGGACGTGTTCTAAAACAGATTTGACTGAATTAATATATGCTCTTCATTCTAGATCAGCAATTAATAATGGAAATATTGAGATAAAGGAAATTGCAAAGACTTTTGAAAAAATACTCCACTTTAAGTTAGATGATTTCTACAAGACTTACTCAGAAATTAAAAATAGAAAAAAGAGTCAAACTAAGTTCCTAGACTTTAGACTATACTATTAA
- a CDS encoding IS3 family transposase gives MDKLTKLAESYPTRGFDEYYYKIRREGLKWNRKRVLRVYRDMKLSLRRKHKKRLVKRVKQSLETPSVLNECWSMDFMSDALTDGRKLRVFNVIDDCNREALAIDAGLSYPARAVVETLNNLKEELGTPKYIRCDNGPEFISKTFMNWCKKNFVEIKYTQPGKPMQNGYIERFNRFFREDVLDAYYFNDIYQLQKISDNWREDYNFNHPHKSLGNVSPKEYMPRFDEEFKFFIKPNLNNNYLSNFKVS, from the coding sequence ATTGACAAACTTACTAAACTAGCAGAATCCTATCCGACTCGTGGTTTTGATGAATATTATTACAAGATCCGTCGTGAAGGTCTAAAATGGAATAGAAAGCGTGTATTACGAGTTTATCGTGATATGAAGCTTAGTCTTAGGCGTAAACACAAAAAGCGTTTAGTAAAACGTGTAAAACAATCTTTAGAAACACCTTCTGTACTTAATGAATGCTGGAGTATGGATTTTATGAGCGATGCACTCACTGATGGTAGGAAATTACGTGTGTTTAATGTTATTGATGACTGTAATCGAGAAGCTTTAGCCATAGATGCAGGGCTTTCTTATCCAGCCAGAGCTGTCGTTGAGACATTAAATAACCTAAAAGAAGAACTCGGCACACCTAAATACATTAGATGTGATAACGGTCCAGAATTTATATCAAAGACGTTTATGAATTGGTGTAAAAAGAACTTTGTTGAGATTAAATACACACAACCAGGCAAACCAATGCAAAACGGATACATAGAAAGGTTCAATCGGTTCTTTAGAGAAGATGTGTTAGATGCTTATTACTTTAATGACATATACCAGCTTCAAAAAATAAGTGATAACTGGAGAGAAGATTACAATTTCAATCATCCTCATAAATCTTTGGGGAACGTATCTCCTAAAGAATATATGCCAAGGTTTGATGAAGAATTTAAATTCTTCATCAAACCTAACCTAAATAATAATTATTTATCGAATTTTAAGGTGTCCTAA
- a CDS encoding transposase: MNLLKENEQGRSVSDISRELGIDKSTFYYWRKKYGGMEKQELKRLKDLEAENLKLKQMYADVSLDNKMLKDILSKKF; this comes from the coding sequence ATGAATCTTCTTAAGGAAAATGAACAAGGAAGATCTGTAAGCGATATATCCAGAGAACTAGGAATTGACAAGAGTACATTTTACTATTGGCGTAAGAAATATGGAGGTATGGAAAAGCAGGAGCTCAAACGTCTAAAGGATCTAGAAGCAGAAAACCTTAAACTCAAACAGATGTATGCTGATGTAAGCTTAGATAATAAGATGCTCAAAGATATACTGTCAAAAAAGTTCTAA